One window of the Methanothrix sp. genome contains the following:
- a CDS encoding DUF1565 domain-containing protein: protein MRRNMVKILIVFLVALVAIPSVSGLGKTLWVDADRGNDRFGDGGETRPFKTITHALSVASAGDTIKVRAASRKYDEATGERFPISMKPKVAIIGVSRPTISGGSPYTLYDPLEGATTTRYVSVLGADSSLISGFMFLAKDGEGSPGTSILCNSTSPRIIDNIFRATGSAHAGIATLGTAQPQIQKNVFLGSLNWGITVYGESYPTITDNKFSTSNGIDCTSRSHPTIENNEISTNGAGISTKGQSSPTIRRNTISGNDGWGIMVRMDSTPAIQDNLITDNPVGIYIGEGNPIPDIGGGGRSHGNNTFNNSNWDIENHSRYNISARANHWSSPFCEDIYAKIYDKEEEARVGEVDTGICLPRTTRVSRRILE from the coding sequence ATGAGAAGAAATATGGTAAAAATACTGATCGTTTTTTTGGTTGCACTGGTGGCTATCCCGTCCGTTTCTGGGCTGGGAAAGACATTATGGGTGGATGCAGATAGAGGTAACGACCGCTTTGGAGACGGAGGGGAAACAAGGCCATTCAAGACCATAACTCATGCATTATCAGTAGCTTCAGCAGGAGATACCATTAAGGTGAGAGCTGCTAGTAGGAAATACGATGAAGCAACTGGAGAGCGATTCCCCATATCGATGAAACCTAAAGTCGCGATAATAGGGGTTAGCCGTCCTACGATTAGTGGTGGATCTCCCTATACTCTCTACGACCCACTTGAGGGAGCAACCACGACCCGTTACGTGTCTGTTCTTGGTGCAGATTCCTCCTTAATTTCTGGGTTTATGTTCTTGGCGAAAGATGGAGAAGGGAGTCCAGGAACTTCAATATTGTGTAACTCCACATCTCCTAGAATCATAGATAATATATTCAGAGCGACAGGAAGCGCACATGCTGGTATAGCTACGCTAGGTACAGCACAGCCACAAATTCAAAAGAACGTATTTCTCGGGTCTCTCAATTGGGGCATAACAGTATATGGTGAAAGCTATCCTACAATCACAGACAACAAGTTCTCAACATCCAACGGAATTGATTGCACATCACGATCACATCCAACAATAGAGAATAACGAAATATCAACAAACGGTGCAGGCATAAGCACAAAAGGTCAGTCATCTCCAACCATCCGCAGAAACACAATAAGCGGCAATGATGGATGGGGGATTATGGTGCGTATGGACTCAACTCCAGCGATCCAAGACAACCTGATCACAGATAACCCAGTTGGTATCTATATCGGTGAGGGGAATCCAATTCCTGATATTGGCGGAGGCGGACGTAGTCACGGAAACAACACCTTCAATAATTCAAACTGGGATATAGAGAACCATTCAAGATATAACATAAGTGCCCGAGCAAACCACTGGTCGAGTCCATTCTGTGAAGATATCTATGCAAAAATCTATGACAAAGAAGAAGAGGCCCGCGTAGGGGAGGTGGATACTGGTATTTGTTTACCCAGAACAACAAGAGTTTCACGTAGAATTTTGGAGTGA
- a CDS encoding DUF4277 domain-containing protein, translating into METDTRSLDHLGIVAAVFDRLGIADVIDSRMPKLRQHKLEHSVIVKAMVLNGLGFVGQRLYLFPEFYERLPVERAVCRNCCKSMVENPDDRSLLLEL; encoded by the coding sequence ATGGAGACAGACACGCGATCGCTGGATCATTTGGGGATAGTTGCGGCGGTTTTCGACCGGCTTGGCATAGCGGATGTTATAGATTCGCGTATGCCGAAGTTGAGGCAGCACAAGCTGGAACATTCGGTGATAGTTAAGGCGATGGTTCTGAACGGTCTTGGTTTTGTGGGTCAGAGGTTGTACCTGTTTCCGGAGTTCTACGAGAGGCTGCCTGTTGAGAGGGCAGTGTGCCGAAATTGCTGCAAAAGTATGGTAGAGAATCCCGACGATCGGAGTTTGCTGTTGGAGTTGTGA